The DNA window ACAGCAAGCTAACCAACACAAGAAAGTATTTTGTCTACTAATATTATCTAACAACCTAAAGATTCAGCCAACCCTTCAGGGATTGGTATGATGACACTTTTGATGGAAGGTGGAAATATATTATTGGTTAAGTATTCCGTGTTTTCATCTTTGCTTACCAGCATTTTTCTAATATTGTCCAGGTTTATTCAGCAGAAAATTTCCTGAAACTGTGTTGTCATTTCAGCAATGATAGTACTTGCAGCAGATGAGTGTCAGTGGTATGTTGTGAAATCTATCTGAACCCTCTGTGCACTCTTTTCATTTACAGTGGAATTATTGAAAGGTGAATGAATTACTTTGGGTAGATACCTCTACAGCCTgcaaaatagagaaaaaaggaagaagcagTACTACCAAGAACAGCTGTGAGTACTGTAAGATGAAGCTGTCAGATCATCTTCCTCTGGCTGTAATACCAGACACTGCAAAGGCTCTAGAGATGTGCAGCTATACAGGAACGGAGATCTTACCCACGTTTGCAGGAGATATTGAAACATCTATACACAGCAGAGTGGTTACATCACATGCAGTTGGAGCTTGCAGTTTACTTAGCTGTTTATTCAAAATAAGGATTATGGGCTAATGAACTGAGCTGAAATTCACCTCAGGGTCAGGTTTGTAGGAGGTTTTAAGAGTCAGCTATTCGTTTGTTCAGGAATACTTCGCTGTCAGTAGATTAGACAGAAAAGTTCCCCTAAAGGAGTTTGTAGGGGGTCCTCCAGAAAATGTTGATGGAGGGATTGTGGCACTCTGCTCTCAACCCCTGTTCTGATGTTATGTAGCAGCAGTTCTGACAGTAAATGGATGTTGTTAACTATTGTTGACTCCAGCTGAGAAGCCAAAGGCAGCCATAAGCAGTGCTACCCCACATCATCTGTGTCTGCAAGTTATCTCCCAATAACAGGTGTGCTTCAGCAGCACTAGCAGGATCAGCATTGGACCTTTGCACTTTTTCAGTCACTGATCTTAATTGCTGATCACTGCAAATGAAGAAGCGATTAAATATAGAAAGTGTGATTTGAGGCCTCAGTCCTGTATGATACTGAACATGCCTGCACATTGTTATGACTCAGCTGGTCTTAAGTCTGGGGCAGTTGAGGTCACTCACCATCTTGCAGGATGAAACCATGGAATGAAACAATACCACTTCTAATCAATAGCGGAGATGGTAAAAGTGGACTTGTTATAAGTATTGATTGAACAACCAGATTAAGAATAATTGAGGACAACATCAGAGGGACGAGAAAACTTTCATTTCTTTGGGGACTGTTGTTCTAGCACACATTTCAAACACAGTTTCCTGCCAGAAGAAAAGTCTATTGGCTCTTGGCATCAGTTTCTAGTGGACCACAGACTGCTCTGATAACCGCAGCTGCAATGAGGGATGCAACAAATCCACATTTGAGATACACTGAGCGCCAAATACTAGTGTTTCTTCCTGGCTCACAAGTATGGATGTGTGTCAATGCAAGGCAGGAGCTTGAGAGCAGTTACAGTAGCTACAATAGGAGTGGAAGAGATGAGAAATTAACACTGTCACTAAAAAACAGGtgacagagcagaacagagaaGCAACACTGCAAGTGTAATGATTTCAGtcttaaaataccttttctttcaTCATTTAACAGCATTTACAGTAAGATGTTTGGGTTAGACTTTCAGGGTTCCTTTCCTTACAAGGTTTCTATACTAATTTTTGTCATTCTCTGATGGCATTCTCTGGTATTAGAGTCACCTTTGTAAAAATTGCTTGTGATGTCCAGAGGAGATAACTAAAATTGCAGCTGGGAAGAAACAGCAGGAGTAACAAATTCTTGGAACCAATCTTCACCATTTTCATGTGAATAACTTGACAGTAATacatcaggaaaataaaaatcaggaaatacaAAGAAGGTGGTATAAAACATTGTATAAAGCAAAGCATTCATAACAGCAGGAATAGAATTGGTGGGCAAATCAAGGAAGAGTGATACCAAGAAATTCTCCTGGACTTAGTTCTTCACTTTGTTGCAGACAATGAAGTAGTCATCACAGAAAGGACTGTCATGAATTCTGGAAGACTGCAATGCAAGCTGTTGACTTTGGTGACTTTTTCTGTAAAACTGGCCAGAAGAGATAAGAAAGAATTGGATGAGAAGGAGAACTTTAAGTAAAAGAGATGATGTTGGACATATTCCGTGGTGTCAGCTGCCATTCCACCATCATGATAGGAGTAACCAATTTATTGCTTGATTATGGAGCTGCTTTCTTAATGTATATTTCAGTAGAGGATTCTGAACACTAAAAATGGCAAAGCTACCCAGCAGTCCCTTATATAATCACACTTTCAGGTGTCTGTCTCCACAACCATGTGAATTCAGAGAGTGTGGCTCCTTCTAGCCTCTGAGGTATTGCTTGACATTAAAACCATGAAGGTTCCAACTGTGTTTCATCTGGTCCTTCTCTGATGGTGACCAGCAGCAACTATAGGGGAGAGTACAAGAACATCTAGTACTTTCCACACATCACTTGGGCTTCACCTGCAAATTGTGAGCACAGTGTATTGGCATTGCTATGAGACAGAGCGGCTGAGATGATGCTGTGACATTTCTAGACTGAGTCCTCTAAACACATTTTCCATATAAGGCAATAGGCCACTCACTCTGTCAATAAAAATCTGGGCTGATTATGGCATCTTATGAAAGGGTTTGTTGTTATTCaagtttgaggggttttttttggttggttggttggtttgttgtttccttttgcttttgtgttggtttttcttttcatgagaAGAGTAATATATCCGTATGTTTAGATGCACAGAagagaaaaccacaaaacttTAAACCAGAAATGGACTTATTTATAAGTTATGAAATTTGAAGTTATCAAATACAAATAGTaatagaaataaacagaaagcttGTACAAAGGTAACAGAAGAATGATTATGTGAACAAGGTCATGCCGGAATCATGTGAATAGAACTCGTGATTTTCTGTGATCATTCACTTACATTTAAGGTAAAACTAGGCCCTTACCCCTGAGATTTCCTATGCACAGGGAATCTGGAAGTCTTGTCCCAAACTGACAATCCATTGTTTATCATGAATCATATGGGCTTAGTATTGCAAATTTATGTCCACATAAAACAGGATAAAATACTATTTgctaatatttttcattcagcTGGCTTTTCCAGCAATGTTTCAGCAACCATGTTTCAGCAATCTGTGTGCCATATGTGAAAATATCTGAGTTATGAATATGctgaatttctttctgaagaagATCTATTCGCCAGGGACTTTGAGCTCAGCATGGGTAAAGAAGTAATAATGAAGATCAGAAGGCTTTTCCATAATTCTGGATCGATTCAGATGCTTTAATATAATATTGTTAAATTTCTTCAGCTCttctatgtttttcttttcagacagTAGTCTTCTTGATATTTGGTCCACCTCATTTCTAGTTTgaactttaaaaggaaaatataccACATTAAATTGGCAACATTTAAGTCAAAAGCATCACTACCCTCACTTGTAGTCCTGTGAAACTTTGTAAGAAATAATGCTgactaaaaatattaaataggaAGACAACTGCAGAACCTAGTAATAAGAAGTTATACATCTGATGGGTTTACCTGctcactaatttttttttttgcttatttgctggattccttttttaatttagtgCACAGTAATAAAATACATGGCTCAGGtaatttttgcagttttcagGAGCATATCCATTAGTGTCCACAGAAAAATGTCTTATCTAGGGGCTTCATGCTTACCAATTTGTGGTAAGTATGTGCatgtactttattttaaattaaagaaaaattcttgCAAATACTGGCATTTCGAGGCCAGCCTGCTCTTGGCACACCAATATACACTTTTGgagctatttttattttggccTTCTGAAGTTAAAAAATTTACCCATGGGTTCTGAAGCTTAAGTGTAATAGTGGCAATGCTAAATGAATCTATGTATGTGGTTTGCAAACATCTCAGATTATATAACACACTACATCTGTATGTATCTAATAAAACATTGTAACATAAACTGAAACACCACTGGAAATCAGTTTGAAAAACCACGGGCCTCCACCAACTGGAGGCCAAGCAAAGTgcaagaaattatttcactttagTTCGTAATTGCTCCACTAGAGCAACCCAATACTAAATTTTCTACACCAAGGCTCTACTTTTAGCAGCTCCATGTTATATAAATCTGAAATTCAAATATGAGGTATTTGACTTAGGATTTTACAGTCATGTTACTTAAAATCTACTTTAGGTTCTTTACTTCTCTGATATTTCTTTGAGAGCCTGTAAGAAAATTTAGTCAAGGGTTAGAATTTCCTGgtctaaaagaaaaatcaggattttggCTACGTTTCAGGATATACTACAAGATATAGGAAATCTTGATTTCGTATGGGTTCCAATTCTTTCGAAATAGACTTGCAAATTGAAATAATGCACCTCAGATTCTGTTCAATATTAATAGCTCAGAAAACCCCGAGATGACAAGGGTTCCACAAACCAGCCATGTCTTTAGGTAAACCTGCCTGATCTGTACTAAGAAACAGGAACAGTAACTATGTCTACAGACTCAATGCTACATGCAAATCTTGATAAATGTCTAATTCTTTCTCTTATGCTTAAGACTTTCTTAGTTCGGAATCAATTTCCGGGCAGTACTTTGATAATAAAGGGTCGGGTCTTCCTTCAGGTAGCCTGATTTAAGTGCTAGCCTGAGTGGAATTCCAGTTCCAGTAGAATGACCCAGGTACTGAGTTTTATCAGGAAGGGACCAGAAGGCACATTGCCAAAGTATCTCACTGCCATACAATTacctttaaattttaatttcattttcagtcagCATTTTTAGCAACACAGTATAATACTGCTGAGATAAACTCTTCACAGCTGTTGAAGCTCACAAATCCTTAGCACTAAGAATGAAATTGTGCCTTTTATCCCTAAGAGAGTGTTATTTGCCTGTGCTTCTGCCCCCAGAACCATGTCCCAGTGCCCAGAACTGGACAAAGACTTTGACCATGCAAATACAGGAGCGGCATGTTATAAGGTAGCATGATACATTTCAGCAAAGTTCTTTTTCCAATTGGTCCTACATTGTTAAGAACTATTCTTTGGTTTACTTACATATTAAGAATATTACAAATGAAACAAGTGCCAAACTGATGGTCAGAGTAAGAATAAAGGTGATGAAGAACAAGCACTGGTTTCTTGTGTTGTTCCCAGCCATACTTTCTTCAGTACCACCAGTGTTCTCTTCCTCATCTGTTAAGAGATGACAAATCATTTGGTGATACAGTTTTTTATGGCTGCTTAGGATAAGCTTGACGAAATGCTTCTGGCTTCATGAAATAATGCAGAATACAATTATTTATTTGACCGGcagattttatttcctgtgaTACTTcatgaaaagggaagaaatcaACTTTATGAACTCAGCTTGaatttagaaatataaaaaattatcttttataGCTGTTAGATTACATTCAACAAAAAGGTTTCTGCTGTTGAACTAAAGTGTTTTGGTTAAGTTGATCTGTTTTATGGTTTGGAGTTTTACAGCTGTTTTACATGCACAAAGTTTGCAATGAAGTTGTCACCAGGCAGCTTTGTAAGGGCTTGATTGCATTTAACCTTTtcaaaagggaagaaagcaaaattcatATTGAAAGCCAAGGTATAGATTCATCATATGCATTGATCCTCTAGGTatgcttctttttctctttaatgaGAAGTATCCCTGGGATGATTAACTTCCCAACGTAAACACCTCATTTAAGCTTCTAACGTTGGACAGAATGAATGCAGGTCTTGACTGTTTTATCTTAAAACAAATGCTTTCAATATTCTTCTTCATCCTTAGGATTTGTTGGTTTCATTCTAGTAAAAAATAAGGTACCTATCCTCCCAGTTGACATGAATGGAACAGACTCTCATATAGACTATATATGTTGTCCTTTAAGCACAGGaagaatgagggaaaaaaggaaggcaCTTGCAATGCTGATCTTGAATCAGCTCAACAAGCCAGttcattgctttttaaagaatgtGTTGCATATATAGAGAAATTCAGTAGCTTCTCTTATAGAAATAGTTGCAATCAATGAGAGGTGGCAGTAAGCCCCAAAGATAACAAGTCAAGTGAACATCAGGAGGAAATTCAtgtgaaagcaaaaaatttACACTTGAGCCAGATTTGTTTAATACTAAATTTGTATACTCCTGTAATAACTTACAaagatttgggtttattttctgctttggag is part of the Cinclus cinclus chromosome 4, bCinCin1.1, whole genome shotgun sequence genome and encodes:
- the LSMEM1 gene encoding leucine-rich single-pass membrane protein 1; this translates as MERPSLEFNLPDNHEEGKLYVVDSLNNLNKLNVCPAESQPSLDEEENTGGTEESMAGNNTRNQCLFFITFILTLTISLALVSFVIFLIFQTRNEVDQISRRLLSEKKNIEELKKFNNIILKHLNRSRIMEKPSDLHYYFFTHAELKVPGE